Proteins encoded together in one Musa acuminata AAA Group cultivar baxijiao chromosome BXJ3-6, Cavendish_Baxijiao_AAA, whole genome shotgun sequence window:
- the LOC135640149 gene encoding 2-carboxy-D-arabinitol-1-phosphatase-like, which produces MLALVPPPLACGAPHRRSPRPGRGACCSSLREIRQAPELLRSLPEIREAKRVVLVRHGQSTWNEEGRIQGSSDLSVLTPKGESQAETSRQMLLTDSFDVCFTSPLIRSKRTAEIIWGPRQEEMIPEPDLREIDLYSFQGLLKYEGKQKFGDAYRQWQKDAANFSIDGHYPVRELWDRAESCWSKILAHEGKSVLVVAHNAVNQALVATAIGLGTQYFRILLQSNCGVSVIDFTPKPRGGPPHICVNRLNQTPNSPVAPGTSGGRKTRNRIILVCHGTTQSNTEVFANMGYESMNMLGIIQSQKTAELLLDLKIDCIACSPRVASVDTAMSISEVQEAADCLGADCMPRYVEVKKMVDLEVEPAFQQAQKNSTGSLVVHPGWLDGFDHRSLTDIWKQTKKAWHSLLHELLNESEPERNLVVVGHPALHIALIAQCLNLTMEWMGSFHLDAGSVSVIDFPDGPTGRGIVRCINYTAHLGRWSIPVTRSTAYDEEF; this is translated from the exons ATGCTCGCTCTGGTACCTCCGCCGCTGGCGTGCGGTGCTCCTCATCGGAGGAGCCCCAGGCCCGGCCGCGGTGCTTGCTGCTCGAGCCTGAGAGAGATCCGTCAGGCGCCGGAGCTCCTGCGATCCCTGCCGGAGATAAGGGAGGCGAAGCGGGTGGTGCTGGTGAGGCACGGGCAGAGCACCTGGAACGAGGAGGGTCGTATTCAGGGGAGCTCCGACCTGTCCGTGCTCACTCCTAAGGGCGAGTCGCAGGCCGAGACCTCCCGACAGATGCTCCTCACCGACTCCTTCGATGTCTGCTTCACTAG TCCCTTGATTCGATCCAAGAGGACAGCCGAGATCATATGGGGTCCTCGGCAGGAGGAGATGATTCCGGAACCTGACTTGAGGGAGATTGATCTTTACTCTTTCCAA GGTCTTCTGAAGTATGAAGGAAAACAGAAATTTGGGGATGCATATCGCCAATGGCAGAAGGATGCTGCAAATTTCAGCATCGATGGGCACTATCCTGTGCGAGAATTGTGGGACCGAGCGGAAAGCTGCTGGAGCAAGATCTTAGCTCATGAAGGGAAGTCGGTGCTTGTTGTTGCTCATAATGCTGTAAACCAAGCTCTGGTTGCCACTGCAATAG GACTTGGGACACAGTACTTTAGGATTCTCCTACAGAGCAACTGCGGGGTCAGTGTGATAGACTTCACCCCAAAACCCAGAGGTGGTCCGCCACACATTTGCGTTAATCGTTTGAATCAG ACACCAAATTCTCCTGTGGCTCCTGGAACTTCTGGAGGAAGGAAAACTAGAAATCGGATCATTTTAGTCTGCCATGGAACCACACAAAGCAACACTGag GTGTTTGCCAATATGGGATATGAGTCCATGAATATGCTTGGGATAATACAG TCACAAAAAACCGCGGAGCTTCTTCTGGACTTGAAGATCGATTGCATTGCCTGCAGTCCACGTGTTGCCTCAGTTGACACAGCCATGTCTATATCGGAG GTCCAAGAAGCTGCAGATTGTTTAGGCGCCGACTGCATGCCTCGTTATGTGGAGGTGAAGAAAATGGTCGACCTCGAAGTGGAACCTGCCTTTCAGCAAGCACAGAAG AATTCAACAGGCAGCTTGGTGGTTCATCCAGGTTGGTTAGATGGCTTTGACCATCGATCATTAACCGATATTTGGAAGCAGACAAAGAAGGCTTGGCATTCCTTGCTACACGAACTCTTGAATGAATCAGAACCAGAAAGAAACTTGGTGGTTGTAGGACACCCTGCCCTTCATATTGCACTGATAGCCCAATGCCTCAACCTAACAATGGAATGGATGGGATCCTTTCATCTTGATGCTGGTAGCGTCAGTGTTATTGACTTTCCAGATGGGCCTACAGGAAGAGGCATAGTTCGATGTATAAATTACACAGCACATCTAGGAAGATGGTCCATTCCAGTTACAAGATCGACAGCATATGATGAAGAGTTCTAG
- the LOC135583449 gene encoding uncharacterized protein LOC135583449: MGGATMEPGAFERLSPSRFVSFVFPNPQPGDPYADPLRVAVLDSPLPTPAPPPCTAAMLVPPGREDDWIFSTAAGHLQLLLSSSSDDRPLARLLLVGDVPSSSAKPYFRPQSDADSDRLLRFQQRLLPLILALSPKAAFCDGLPDIPFLSFEDDVLRLTPVEMLVGPVAGEMLVEDVELDRSPSAMPELRRRLRFKRMPNLVQSQVRLVLDSSSSSSSPGSFRPETGSLVQPYLKPMVAGLSLIAPAVGRQVRSGLMPRALCVGVGGGALLMSLRSSFGFDVVGIEADDVVLNVARQHFGLADDDFLKVGVGDGLVLIKYLSTLKTGKDLNSSYGVSDHNFIALLGDHSSGFDAVMVDLDSEDPGSGVYAPPLEFPERSILIDVRTILKDHGIVVVNVIPPCPSFYKQMIDIFGKVFAELYEIDVGNGENYVLVASVSPVEIAASLTEDPFLNKLKEVVGDRYVGAVRRIC, from the coding sequence ATGGGTGGTGCGACGATGGAGCCCGGTGCGTTCGAGCGCCTCTCCCCTTCCCGGTTCGTCTCCTTCGTGTTTCCTAACCCACAGCCCGGCGATCCCTACGCCGACCCCCTCCGAGTCGCTGTCCTTGATTCGCCCCTCCCGACCCCGGCGCCGCCGCCCTGCACCGCCGCAATGCTCGTTCCCCCCGGCCGCGAGGACGACTGgatcttctccaccgccgccggacACCTCCAGCtccttctctcttcctcctccgatgatcgCCCCCTCGCCCGACTCCTCCTCGTTGGAGACGTCCCCTCCTCCTCTGCGAAGCCCTATTTCCGCCCCCAATCGGATGCTGACTCGGATCGGCTTCTCCGGTTCCAGCAGCGCCTCCTCCCGCTCATCCTTGCGCTCTCCCCAAAGGCCGCTTTTTGTGATGGGTTACCGGATATCCCTTTTCTCTCCTTCGAGGACGACGTCCTCCGTCTCACTCCGGTGGAGATGCTGGTCGGCCCTGTCGCCGGAGAGATGCTGGTGGAGGACGTGGAACTCGACCGGTCCCCGTCGGCGATGCCAGAGCTCAGGAGGAGGTTGCGGTTTAAGAGGATGCCGAATCTGGTGCAGTCCCAGGTGCGTCTCGTCcttgattcttcttcttcttcctcgagtCCTGGGTCCTTTCGGCCCGAGACAGGGTCGTTGGTACAGCCGTACCTCAAACCCATGGTTGCGGGGCTCTCTTTGATCGCACCGGCAGTCGGGCGGCAGGTCCGATCTGGTTTGATGCCACGAGCTCTTTGTGTGGGGGTGGGTGGTGGAGCTCTGCTGATGTCCCTGAGATCAAGTTTTGGTTTTGATGTGGTGGGAATTGAGGCTGATGATGTAGTTCTGAACGTCGCAAGACAGCATTTTGGATTAGCGGATGATGACTTTCTTAAAGTTGGTGTTGGTGATGGGCTTGTACTCATCAAGTATTTAAGCACTTTGAAGACTGGAAAAGATTTGAATTCGAGTTATGGTGTATCCGATCACAACTTCATTGCATTATTGGGAGATCATTCTTCTGGGTTTGATGCTGTAATGGTGGATTTGGACTCGGAGGACCCTGGCAGTGGTGTCTACGCCCCGCCATTGGAATTTCCTGAGAGGAGCATTCTGATAGATGTGCGCACAATTCTTAAGGATCACGGAATTGTAGTGGTAAATGTCATTCCTCCATGTCCATCTTTCTATAAACAAATGATTGATATTTTTGGTAAGGTTTTTGCTGAGCTGTATGAAATAGATGTCGGCAACGGCGAGAATTATGTACTTGTTGCCAGTGTCTCACCCGTTGAGATAGCTGCAAGCCTTACCGAGGATCCCTTTCTTAACAAATTGAAGGAAGTTGTCGGAGATAGATATGTGGGAGCTGTGAGAAGAATATGTTGA
- the LOC103987720 gene encoding glucomannan 4-beta-mannosyltransferase 9 isoform X1, with protein sequence MDRLTSTALLPESFQGARDDITEQMGMVWQQIKAPVMVPLLRLAVFLCLVMSVMLVVEKAYMAVVIVLVKLFGRRPEKRYRWEPMRDDLELGSSSYPMVLVQIPMYNEKEVYQLSIGAACGLSWPSDRIIIQVLDDSTDTVVKDLVEAECRRWASKGVNIKYEIRDNRSGYKAGALKEGMKHSYVNHCDYVAIFDADFQPEPDFLCRTVPFLLHNPAVGLVQARWKFVNSDECLMARMQEMSLDYHFTVEQEVGSSAYAFFGFNGTAGVWRIAALNEAGGWKDRTTVEDMDLAVRASLKGWKFVFLGDLKVKNELPSTLRAYRYQQHRWSCGPANLFRKMAMEIANNKKVSLWKKVHVIYSFFFVRKVVAHIVTFVFYCVVIPAAVLVPEVEIPRWGAIYIPSIIALLNAVGTPRSLHLLVFWILFENVMSLHRTKATLIGLLEAGRVNEWVVTEKLGDTVKAKMAVKAARKPPIRIGDRLHLLELWTGAYLFFCGCYDVAFGKNHYFLYLFLQAIAFFVVGFGYVGTFVPGY encoded by the exons ATGGACAGGCTCACTTCGACGGCCCTGCTGCCGGAGTCGTTCCAGGGGGCGAGGGACGACATCACGGAGCAGATGGGGATGGTGTGGCAGCAGATCAAGGCCCCGGTGATGGTGCCCCTGCTGCGGCTGGCCGTGTTCCTGTGCCTGGTGATGTCCGTCATGCTCGTCGTCGAGAAGGCGTACATGGCCGTCGTCATCGTCCTCGTCAAGCTGTTCGGCCGGCGGCCCGAGAAGCGCTACAGGTGGGAGCCCATGCGCGACGACCTCGAGCTCGGCAGCTCCTCCTACCCCATGGTCCTCGTCCAAATCCCCATGTACAACGAGAaggag GTCTACCAGCTCTCCATTGGAGCTGCGTGTGGCCTCTCTTGGCCGTCGGACCGCATCATAATCCAAGTGCTGGATGATTCCACGGACACGGTTGTTAAG GATCTGGTGGAGGCGGAGTGCCGGAGGTGGGCGAGCAAGGGGGTGAACATCAAGTACGAGATCAGGGACAACCGGAGCGGCTACAAGGCTGGCGCGCTCAAGGAGGGCATGAAACACAGCTACGTCAATCACTGCGACTACGTCGCCATCTTCGACGCCGACTTCCAGCCCGAGCCCGACTTCCTCTGCCGCACCGTCCCCTTCCTCCTCCACAACCCCGCCGTCGGCCTCGTCCAAGCCCGCTGGAAATTCG TGAATTCGGACGAATGTTTGATGGCGAGGATGCAGGAGATGTCACTGGATTACCACTTCACAGTGGAGCAGGAAGTCGGATCCTCTGCATACGCCTTCTTCGGCTTCAATG GGACTGCCGGAGTGTGGCGGATTGCTGCTCTCAATGAAGCTGGAGGTTGGAAGGACCGGACCACGGTAGAGGACATGGATTTGGCTGTTCGAGCGAGCCTCAAGGGTTGGAAGTTTGTCTTCCTTGGAGATCTCAAG GTCAAGAATGAGCTGCCGAGCACTCTCAGGGCGTACCGGTATCAGCAACACAGGTGGTCTTGTGGCCCAGCAAACCTATTCAGAAAGATGGCGATGGAAATTGCTAATAACAAG AAAGTGAGTCTGTGGAAGAAAGTACATGTGATCTACAGTTTCTTCTTTGTTCGTAAGGTGGTAGCTCACATTGTGACCTTTGTATTCTACTGCGTGGTTATCCCTGCCGCTGTCCTGGTTCCTGAGGTGGAAATACCCAGGTGGGGTGCGATCTACATCCCTTCCATCATCGCCCTTCTCAATGCTGTCGGAACTCCACG GTCTCTTCACTTGCTGGTGTTTTGGATCCTCTTCGAGAACGTCATGTCGCTGCACAGGACAAAAGCCACCCTTATTGGCCTGTTGGAAGCAGGAAGAGTGAACGAGTGGGTGGTCACAGAGAAGCTAGGAGACACTGTGAAGGCCAAAATGGCGGTCAAGGCCGCGAGGAAGCCACCGATTAGGATTGGCGATAG ATTACATCTACTGGAGCTTTGGACAGGCGCTTACCTCTTCTTCTGTGGGTGCTACGATGTGGCCTTTGGGAAGAACCATTACTTCCTCTACCTCTTCCTCCAAGCAATTGCTTTCTTTGTAGTCGGATTTGGTTACGTCGGCACGTTCGTCCCCGGTTATTGA
- the LOC103987720 gene encoding glucomannan 4-beta-mannosyltransferase 9 isoform X2, whose protein sequence is MKHSYVNHCDYVAIFDADFQPEPDFLCRTVPFLLHNPAVGLVQARWKFVNSDECLMARMQEMSLDYHFTVEQEVGSSAYAFFGFNGTAGVWRIAALNEAGGWKDRTTVEDMDLAVRASLKGWKFVFLGDLKVKNELPSTLRAYRYQQHRWSCGPANLFRKMAMEIANNKKVSLWKKVHVIYSFFFVRKVVAHIVTFVFYCVVIPAAVLVPEVEIPRWGAIYIPSIIALLNAVGTPRSLHLLVFWILFENVMSLHRTKATLIGLLEAGRVNEWVVTEKLGDTVKAKMAVKAARKPPIRIGDRLHLLELWTGAYLFFCGCYDVAFGKNHYFLYLFLQAIAFFVVGFGYVGTFVPGY, encoded by the exons ATGAAACACAGCTACGTCAATCACTGCGACTACGTCGCCATCTTCGACGCCGACTTCCAGCCCGAGCCCGACTTCCTCTGCCGCACCGTCCCCTTCCTCCTCCACAACCCCGCCGTCGGCCTCGTCCAAGCCCGCTGGAAATTCG TGAATTCGGACGAATGTTTGATGGCGAGGATGCAGGAGATGTCACTGGATTACCACTTCACAGTGGAGCAGGAAGTCGGATCCTCTGCATACGCCTTCTTCGGCTTCAATG GGACTGCCGGAGTGTGGCGGATTGCTGCTCTCAATGAAGCTGGAGGTTGGAAGGACCGGACCACGGTAGAGGACATGGATTTGGCTGTTCGAGCGAGCCTCAAGGGTTGGAAGTTTGTCTTCCTTGGAGATCTCAAG GTCAAGAATGAGCTGCCGAGCACTCTCAGGGCGTACCGGTATCAGCAACACAGGTGGTCTTGTGGCCCAGCAAACCTATTCAGAAAGATGGCGATGGAAATTGCTAATAACAAG AAAGTGAGTCTGTGGAAGAAAGTACATGTGATCTACAGTTTCTTCTTTGTTCGTAAGGTGGTAGCTCACATTGTGACCTTTGTATTCTACTGCGTGGTTATCCCTGCCGCTGTCCTGGTTCCTGAGGTGGAAATACCCAGGTGGGGTGCGATCTACATCCCTTCCATCATCGCCCTTCTCAATGCTGTCGGAACTCCACG GTCTCTTCACTTGCTGGTGTTTTGGATCCTCTTCGAGAACGTCATGTCGCTGCACAGGACAAAAGCCACCCTTATTGGCCTGTTGGAAGCAGGAAGAGTGAACGAGTGGGTGGTCACAGAGAAGCTAGGAGACACTGTGAAGGCCAAAATGGCGGTCAAGGCCGCGAGGAAGCCACCGATTAGGATTGGCGATAG ATTACATCTACTGGAGCTTTGGACAGGCGCTTACCTCTTCTTCTGTGGGTGCTACGATGTGGCCTTTGGGAAGAACCATTACTTCCTCTACCTCTTCCTCCAAGCAATTGCTTTCTTTGTAGTCGGATTTGGTTACGTCGGCACGTTCGTCCCCGGTTATTGA